A single genomic interval of Falsiruegeria litorea R37 harbors:
- a CDS encoding metallophosphoesterase family protein, whose translation MGRSAFWAVLVCLSLLAGPAAALRVVVISDLNGSYGSTSYSNRVPVAIQRIIEMKPDLVISTGDMVAGQRKPVLGAGEVRAMWAGFHRVVSDPLAQAGIPLAVTPGNHDASAYGGFEGERKIFGEEWRARKPDLRFLDGADYPFFYAFEMEGVRFASLDATTLGPLRGDQMARLSKVVKGSEPTVTFSHLPLWPFAQKREREIIGDPALEALYHDLGVDLHLSGHHHAYYPGWKDGVAYISQACLGGGPRVLIGDSTRSGHSFTVLEFENGELGSVTAYEGAEFLTPIDPKSLPAEIRSRKAVLKRLDLVR comes from the coding sequence ATGGGGCGTAGCGCCTTCTGGGCGGTCCTTGTCTGCCTGTCGCTCCTCGCGGGGCCGGCCGCTGCTCTGCGGGTCGTCGTGATCTCCGATCTCAATGGCTCCTACGGCTCGACAAGCTATTCCAATCGCGTTCCCGTCGCGATCCAGCGGATCATCGAGATGAAGCCGGATCTCGTGATCTCGACCGGAGATATGGTGGCAGGCCAGCGCAAGCCCGTCCTCGGCGCGGGCGAGGTGCGCGCCATGTGGGCGGGTTTCCATCGCGTGGTCAGCGATCCGCTGGCGCAGGCCGGCATCCCGCTGGCTGTCACGCCGGGCAATCACGACGCCTCCGCCTATGGCGGTTTCGAGGGCGAACGAAAGATCTTTGGCGAGGAATGGCGCGCCCGGAAACCGGACCTGCGGTTCCTCGACGGCGCCGATTACCCGTTCTTCTACGCATTCGAGATGGAGGGCGTGCGCTTCGCTTCGCTGGACGCCACGACGCTGGGCCCCCTGCGGGGAGATCAGATGGCGCGTCTGAGCAAGGTAGTGAAGGGAAGCGAGCCGACCGTCACTTTCAGCCACCTGCCGCTCTGGCCCTTCGCCCAGAAACGCGAACGCGAGATCATCGGTGATCCGGCGCTGGAGGCGCTTTATCACGATCTGGGCGTCGATCTGCACCTGTCGGGACACCACCACGCCTACTATCCCGGCTGGAAGGACGGTGTGGCCTATATCTCGCAGGCCTGCCTTGGCGGCGGACCGCGCGTGCTGATCGGTGACAGCACCCGCAGCGGGCACAGTTTCACCGTTCTGGAGTTCGAGAACGGCGAGCTAGGTTCGGTGACCGCCTATGAGGGGGCTGAATTTCTTACCCCAATCGACCCGAAAAGCCTCCCGGCAGAGATCAGGTCCAGAAAGGCAGTTCTGAAACGGCTGGATCTTGTCAGATAA